In the genome of Brachionichthys hirsutus isolate HB-005 chromosome 23, CSIRO-AGI_Bhir_v1, whole genome shotgun sequence, one region contains:
- the clcn5b gene encoding LOW QUALITY PROTEIN: H(+)/Cl(-) exchange transporter 5 (The sequence of the model RefSeq protein was modified relative to this genomic sequence to represent the inferred CDS: deleted 1 base in 1 codon): MSRFWTSRGFKMMENPGYSAGSFEGLHHPSEDDDDDDMVDISGATLDFSSLEDVPPLSSGAYEGYSNGRTSGMNGAGPAKPVDPLEDAVPGLGTYEDFNTIDWVREKSKDRDRHREITKKRGQSTVALLHSVSDAFSGWLLMLLVGLMAGALAGGIDIAAHWLTDMKDGVCLVGFWFNHEHCCWSSNEMTFQERDRCPQWQSWGELITGTAEGASSYAVGYLMYIFWALLFSLLAVTLVRAFAPYACGSGIPEIKTILSGFIIRGYLGKWTLIIKTVTLVLAVSSGLSLGKEGPLVHVACCCANILCHLFTKYRKNEAKWREVLSAAAAVGVSVAFGAPIGGVLFSLEEVSYYFPLKTLWRSFFAALVAAFTLRSINPFGNSRLVLFYVEFHAPWHMVELAPFILLGIFGGLWGALFIRANIAWCRRRKSTRLGRYPVAEVLVVTALTALVAYPNSYTRMSGAELISELFNDCSLLDSSQLCGYKQPSNASGTAAGNSLGDRPAGEGLYTALWQLALALVFKMMVTVVTFGMKVPSGLFIPSMAVGAIAGRLLGVGMEQLAYYNHDWFIFKGWCSPGADCITPGLYAMVGAAACLGGVTRMTVSLVVIMFELTGGLEYIVPLMAAAMTSKWVADAFGREGIYEAHIRLNGYPFLEPKEEFEHSSLAVDVMRPRRSDPALAVLTQEGMTVGEVEALVGSTHYSGFPVVVSQESQRLVGFVFKRDLLISIDNARKRQEGVVTASQVAFTEHAPAAPPDGPPLLRLRGIVDLSPFTVTDRTPMDITVDIFRKLGLRQCLVTHNGRLLGIITKKDILKHMAHITNRDPDSILFN, from the exons ATGTCTCGGTTCTGGACGAGCAGAG GATTTAAAATGATGGAGAACCCCGGCTACAGCGCGGGGAGCTTCGAGGGTCTTCATCATCCAAGtgaagatgatgacgatgacgatatGGTGGACATTTCGGGGGCCACACTGGACTTTTCCAGCTTGGAGGACGTCCCCCCTCTCAGCTCAG gagcCTACGAGGGGTACAGCAACGGCCGGACGTCCGGAATGAACGGGGCCGGTCCCGCTAAACCCGTGGACCCGCTGGAGGACGCGGTGCCCGGATTGGGCACCTACGAAGACTTCAACACCATCGACTGGGTCAGGGAGAAGAGCAAGGACCGCGACAGACATCGAGAG ATCACCAAGAAGCGCGGTCAGTCGACCGTCGCGCTGCTGCACAGCGTCAGCGACGCCTTCTCGGGGTGGCTGCTCATGCTCCTCGTGGGACTCATGGCCG GCGCGCTCGCCGGCGGCATCGACATCGCCGCCCACTGGCTGACGGACATGAAGGACGGCGTCTGCCTCGTCGGCTTCTGGTTCAACCACGAGCACTGCTGCTGGTCGTCCAACGAGATGACGTTTCAGGAGAGGGACCGCTGTCCCCAGTGGCAGAGCTGGGGCGAGCTCATAACGGGGACGGCAGAG GGTGCGTCTTCGTACGCCGTCGGCTACCTGATGTACATCTTCTGGGCGCTGCTCTTCTCGTTGCTGGCCGTCACGCTGGTCAGGGCCTTCGCGCCGTACGCGTGCGGTTCAGGGATACCCGAG ATTAAAACCATCCTCAGCGGCTTCATCATCCGCGGCTACCTGGGGAAGTGGACCCTGATCATTAAGACCGTCACCCTGGTTCTCGCCGTCTCCTCTGGGCTCAGCCTCGGGAAGGAGGGCCCGCTGGTTCACGTGGCCTGCTGCTGCGCTAATATTCTGTGTCACCTGTTCACCAAGTACCGCAAGAATGAGGCCAAATGGCGAGAG GTGttgtcggcggcggcggcggtcggGGTGTCCGTGGCCTTCGGCGCTCCCATCGGAGGCGTCCTGTTCAGTCTAGAGGAG GTGAGCTACTACTTCCCTCTGAAGACCCTCTGGCGCTCGTTCTTCGCCGCCCTGGTCGCCGCCTTCACCCTGCGCTCCATCAACCCGTTCGGGAACAGCCGCCTGGTGCTCTTCTACGTGGAGTTCCACGCCCCCTGGCACatggtggagctggcccccTTCATCCTGCTGGGGATCTTCGGAGGCCTGTGGGGGGCGCTGTTCATCAGAGCCAACATCGCCTGGTGCCGGAGAC GGAAATCGACCCGTCTG GGCCGCTACCCCGTCGCCGAGGTTCTGGTGGTGACGGCGTTGACCGCGTTGGTCGCCTACCCAAACAGCTACACCAGGATGAGCGGCGCCGAGCTCATCTCCGAGCTGTTCAACGACTGCTCTCTGCTCGACTCTTCTCAACTCTGCGGCTAcaagcag CCGTCCAACGCGTCGGGGACGGCTGCAGGCAACAGTCTGGGCGACCGTCCGGCGGGAGAAGGCCTGTACACCGCTCTGTGGCAGCTGGCCCTGGCCTTGGTCTTCAAGATGATGGTCACCGTGGTTACGTTCGGCATGAAG GTCCCCTCTGGCCTCTTCATCCCCAGCATGGCGGTCGGCGCCATCGCCGGCAGGCTGCTGGGCGTGGGCATGGAGCAGCTGGCCTACTACAACCACGACTGGTTCATCTTCAAAGGCTGGTGCTCGCCCGGGGCCGACTGCATCACCCCGGGACTCTACGCCATGGTCGGCGCCGCCGCGTGTTTAG GAGGCGTGACCCGCATGACCGTGTCGCTGGTCGTCATCATGTTCGAGCTGACCGGCGGGCTGGAGTACATCGTCCCGCTCATGGCGGCGGCCATGACCAGCAAATGGGTGGCAGACGCCTTCGGGAGAGAGGGAATCTACGAGGCTCACATCAGGCTGAACGGATACCCGTTCCTGGAGCCCAAGGAGGAGTTTGAGCACAGCAGCCTCGCCGTGGACGTGATGAGGCCCAGGAGGTCCGACCCCGCCCTGGCGGTTCTCACGCAAGAGGGCATGACTGTGGGGGAGGTGGAG gcctTGGTGGGGAGCACCCACTACAGCGGCTTCCCCGTGGTCGTCTCCCAGGAGTCCCAGAGGCTGGTGGGCTTCGTGTTCAAAAGAGACCTGCTGATCTCGATAG ACAACGCCAGAAAGCGTCAGGAGGGCGTCGTCACCGCTTCCCAGGTGGCCTTTACCGAGCACGCTCCGGCGGCGCCTCCCGACGGGCCGCCGCTCCTCCGCCTCCGGGGCATCGTGGACCTGAGCCCCTTCACGGTCACCGACCGCACGCCCATGGACATCACGGTGGACATATTCAGGAAGCTGGGGCTACGCCAGTGTCTGGTCACGCACAACGG GAGGCTGCTGGGAATCATTActaaaaaagacattttgaagCACATGGCGCACATAACCAACAGAGACCCCGACTCCATCCTCTTcaactga
- the shroom4 gene encoding protein Shroom4 — METIEQLVSFHHIQVQLSGGAPWGFTLKGGLEHGEPLIITKLIKGSYRILKLTVRRRSVPLIRPHSWHLAKLSELPLPPPPSPPPPPCLPPADSPPLPPPPPLSAMQLHPGSYTLPWHTADNSDLSLQWGHLTRPYSSTDRSSSVGSMESLDAPTPTTQLYSDSRASPVDPALFNNKRDSAYSSFSTSSNTSDYATVPLRPGEACSMDNLLQSLGPTCGGRPGGDASTLGGSPGEALDDARLITQKSRSLTRPRSKPIEVKERPSSCCYEEERRGGDFESLTNGGVAAERKMNPPQPPTRKDSFRVTRNHPEVANKRCASAPIQISRVSCCCGENQPAATVGSGIHNGFPAPEDAGRTGIVKCDPRVKSSEPASDCLAGPVTASVAPVTSSIPGSLPAQFPTEVPEHPPTKLRHGAPEKLLATQLQPLQLHNGSSSSASHGQSDPPDGASSTRSGRWSTSPIQLARGDRETSPDRLHGDSNKDESSRCSTPGSAYLEGSGDDGGLRDRQEVRRHPWGRSVSVPDDPAGSLNANRIHERHFEPLGAAASVDSLLEEQRGASRDRSGGNDAGSENDAKKSNARNHRRNRRRSDRFATNLRNEIQRKMAQLQRSRGPGGLLYSGETVQEEDGPDPNEDGPERNYPAQEGGAKVPFAPTVNLQDTDTAPPREKSNSHDASQTLPQSKTHNAPGSVHILDPGVPSFGVGIRVVEEPAPAGKARRWRWTPEHKLQPEPPPDRGCRVLGERVSGVGGSQHGVCTFTSSSAASDARAEESDILPFADRKKFFEETSKGASSSCRLKKPPHPELGQHSAQRRYSYQDGDAGRERLEEKEREQAREEKEREARLREGERQRDEGRREAERARMRGLQTERAREWERERERGTLREEDARLTAHQNLYSGRDGNQDVPREDNVRGSRPRLQVSPHGHARNQVSPSAFHPVGTPSRPGESHRHGYAARSCTATEETCATRRQEVNELNRKCSPTESDRQRWRRESKPPETDNPYRQRSHGSQRGAGHLGGDHDGYVSAPPPASLSLRGRAMSENDLRFESCHRWSPSVSVASSQTLVEVEEGGSGAAARLNRKKTPPPPRPPPPKWEQFHRRRASHHALFSSSSSSSSAAPQSVPPSLEDTGGGHPSDHAASHGPPVETSRQRSYSLPPERHEASAGCPRCSCQARARGPPSSNQHRAQTQAQPSSRAPSNQNQTWLQEAPFTVAPPSPMFSRRAFRPVAPPQRDGDLYGGPRERDAPSSLPQPTDGSVSRYHLPEMNFKHAGPGAEWGRAPPPRVHSNSPVTENGGVGTAFPPDSYLAIGHQQQRLRLSRGFQSIDRQKISESETTLSPSPAHSLDADLDIPMETDIDDFREDERLPAADEPITSEVPCFALPVTVLETDMDTLTGSEDSPSSSSSGGGSRRRRRRRMEADSLEEELETKGRSRGERLSLEELFPQSSEGEEGMESWRGPYQTTEHSTDSLDRRSGASSSCSSYYSTSAAKAQLLSQMKDFTDGRRRDDDDELTYKKQLMESLRKKLGVLREAQRGLQEDIRANAQLGEEVESMVVGVCKPNEVDKFRMFIGDLDKVVSLLLSLSGRLLRVETTLDTLDPEAEHHERLPLVEKKCQLMRQLSEAQDLKDHVDRREQAVSRVLARCLSPEQHRDYSHFVKMKAALLVEQRQLEDKIRLGEEQLRGLRESLGLGLGIGMGMSMGYGHY, encoded by the exons CTCATCAAGGGGTCGTACAGGATACTGAAGCTCACGGTCAGGAG GCGCAGCGTTCCTCTCATCAGGCCTCACTCTTGGCACCTGGCGAAGCTATCGGagctccccctccctccccctccgtctcctccccctccgcccTGCCTGCCCCCCGCTgactcccctcctctcccacctcctccccccctctctgccaTGCAGCTCCACCCCGGGTCTTACACGCTACCCTGGCACACAGCTGACAACAG CGACCTGTCCTTGCAGTGGGGTCACCTGACCCGACCTTATTCCTCCACTGACCGAAGCAGCTCTGTGGGCTCCATGGAGAGCTTGGATGCGCCGACGCCCACCACGCAGCTCTACTCCGACTCCCGCGCGTCGCCCGTGGACCCCGCCCTCTTCAACAACAAGAGGGACTCCGCCTacagctccttctccaccagCTCCAACACATCCGactacgccactgtgccacTGAGGCCCGGGGAGGCCTGCTCCATGGATAACCTCCTCCAGAGCCTGGGGCCGACTTGCGGCGGCCGCCCCGGCGGCGATGCCTCGACCCTGGGGGGCTCGCCTGGCGAAGCGCTCGATGACGCTCGGCTCATTACGCAAAAGTCCAGGTCGCTGACGAGGCCGAGGTCAAAGCCGATCGAGGTAAAAGAGAgaccttcctcctgctgctaTGAGGAGGAACGGCGAGGGGGCGACTTTGAGAGTTTGACGAACGGAGGAGTCGCCGCCGAGAGAAAGATGAACCCGCCTCAGCCCCCAACCAGGAAGGACAGTTTCAGGGTGACCCGGAACCATCCCGAGGTCGCCAACAAGCGCTGCGCTTCTGCTCCAATTCAGATTTCTCGTGTTTCTTGCTGCTGTGGGGAAAACCAGCCCGCTGCGACTGTTGGGTCGGGAATCCACAACGGCTTTCCCGCACCGGAAGACGCCGGCAGAACTGGGATCGTCAAATGTGACCCGCGTGTTAAAAGTTCAGAACCCGCCTCGGATTGCCTCGCTGGCCCAGTGACGGCCTCCGTCGCCCCCGTCACTTCCTCTATTCCTGGATCCTTACCGGCACAATTCCCCACGGAGGTTCCGGAGCACCCCCCGACCAAACTCCGACACGGCGCCCCCGAGAAGCTCCTCGCTACCCAGCTTCAGCCGTTGCAGCTGCACAACGGCAGCTCTTCGTCAGCGTCTCACGGCCAGTCGGACCCTCCTGACGGCGCCTCGTCCACGCGTAGCGGCCGCTGGTCCACTTCGCCGATTCAGCTCGCGAGGGGCGACCGGGAAACGTCTCCCGACCGTCTCCACGGCGACTCTAACAAAGACGAAAGCAGCCGCTGCTCCACCCCGGGATCTGCGTACTTGGAAGGGAGTGGCGACGACGGCGGATTACGCGATAGGCAGGAAGTGCGACGTCACCCTTGGGGTCGCTCTGTGAGCGTACCGGATGACCCCGCCGGATCGTTGAACGCCAATCGGATCCACGAGAGACATTTCGAGCCTCTCGGCGCCGCCGCCAGCGTGGACTCcttgctggaggagcagagaggagcgagCAGGGACAGAAGCGGAGGTAACGATGCAGGAAGCGAGAACGACGCAAAGAAGTCCAACGCCAGAAACCACCGCCGGAACCGTCGCCGTAGCGACCGGTTTGCCACCAACCTGCGGAATGAGATCCAGAGGAAAATGGCTCAGCTCCAGAGAAGCCGCGGCCCCGGTGGGCTGCTTTATAGTGGGGAAACTgtccaggaggaggacggcCCGGACCCCAACGAGGACGGTCCAGAACGAAACTACCCGGCCCAAGAGGGGGGTGCCAAAGTTCCATTTGCTCCAACGGTTAACCTCCAAGATACCGACACCGCACCCCCGCGTGAGAAGTCAAATAGCCACGATGCCTCGCAGACTCTGCCTCAGTCGAAAACCCACAACGCGCCCGGGTCGGTCCACATTCTGGACCCGGGGGTTCCCAGTTTCGGCGTTGGCATCCGAGTTGTGGAGGAACCGGCTCCAGCAGGCAAAGCTCGGCGCTGGCGTTGGACCCCCGAACACAAACTTCAGCCAGAGCCCCCACCAGACCGAGGATGCCGAGTCCTGGGCGAGAGGGTGTCGGGAGTCGGCGGGTCGCAGCATGGGGTttgcaccttcacctcctcgtcCGCTGCCTCAGACGCTCGCGCCGAGGAGTCGGACATCCTTCCGTTCGCGGACAGAAAGAAGTTTTTCGAAGAAACCAGCAAAGGCGCATCGTCAAGTTGCAGGCTAAAGAAACCCCCCCATCCGGAGCTCGGCCAGCACTCGGCACAAAGAAGATACTCCTACCAGGATGGAGACGCCGGCAGGGAGAGACTcgaagagaaggagagagaacaAGCaagggaggagaaagaaagggaagcGCGActgagagagggggagaggcaGCGGGACGAGGGAAGACGGGAAGCTGAGCGGGCGAGGATGAGGGGGCTTCAGACTGAGAGGGCgagggagtgggagagagagagggaaagagggacgctAAGGGAAGAAGACGCTCGTCTCACGGCCCACCAGAACCTTTATAGCGGTCGTGATGGAAACCAAGACGTCCCACGCGAGGACAACGTCCGTGGCTCCCGGCCTCGGCTGCAGGTGTCCCCCCACGGACACGCCCGGAATCAAGTCTCTCCGTCAGCCTTTCACCCAGTCGGCACCCCGTCCCGTCCCGGAGAGAGCCATCGCCACGGATACGCAGCCAGGAGCTGCACGGCCACGGAGGAG ACGTGTGCCACCCGGCGACAGGAAGTGAACGAGCTGAACAGGAAGTGCAGCCCGACTGAGAG CGACCGCCAACGCTGGAGGCGGGAGTCCAAACCCCCGGAGACCGATAATCCGTATCGCCAGCGCTCCCACGGGAGTCAACGGGGCGCCGGGCATCTCGGCGGTGACCACGACGGCTACGTATCGGCGCCCCCGCCGGCTTCTCTCTCGCTCAGAGGGCGAGCCATGTCCGAAAACGACCTCCGTTTTGAAAGCTGCCACCGCTGGTCGCCGTCGGTAAGCGTGGCGAGCAGCCAGACCCTGGTTGAGGTCGAAGAAGGAGGCAGCGGTGCCGCTGCCCGGCTAAACAGGAAgaagactccgcctcctccaagACCGCCGCCGCCCAAATGGGAGCAGTTCCACCGCAGGCGGGCCTCTCATCACgccctgttttcttcttcttcttcttcttcgtctgctGCTCCTCAATCAGTCCCTCCTTCCCTCGaggacacagggggggggcacccctCGGATCACGCCGCCTCACACGGCCCTCCAGTGGAAACATCCAGACAGAGGTCCTACAGCCTCCCCCCGGAGAGGCACGAAGCGTCTGCGGGCTGCCCACGCTGCAGCTGCCAGGCTCGCGCCCGCGGGCCGCCCTCGTCCAATCAGCATCGAGCGCAGACGCAGGCGCAGCCTTCCTCCCGCGCTCCGTCCAATCAGAATCAGACGTGGCTTCAGGAAGCGCCTTTTACTGTGGCTCCACCCAGTCCCATGTTCTCCAGGAGGGCTTTCAGACCCGTGGCTCCGCCCCAGCGAGACGGGGACCTCTATGGGGGGCCGCGGGAGAGGGACGCTCCGTCTTCTCTGCCCCAACCGACAGACGGCAGTGTGAGCAGGTACCA TCTGCCCGAGATGAACTTCAAACACGCGGGACCCGGAGCCGAGTGGGGGAGGGCGCCGCCTCCCAGAGTTCATAGCAATTCGCCTGTCACGGAAAACGGAGGCGTTGGCACGGCGTTCCCTCCCGACTCCTACCTCGCCATcggccatcagcagcagcggctccgTTTGAGCCGAGGCTTTCAGAGCATCGATCGCCAGAAGATCTCAGAATCAGAAACGACCCTCAGCCCGAGTCCCGCCCACAGCCTGGACGCGGACCTGGACATCCCCATGGAAACGGACATCGATGACTTCCGGGAGGACGAGAGGCTTCCGGCGGCGGACGAGCCAATCACCAGCGAGGTGCCTTGCTTCGCGCTGCCAGTTACGGTCCTGGAAACTGACATGGACACCTTGACGGGGTCCGAGGACTCGCcgtcaagcagcagcagcggcggcggcagcaggaggcggaggaggaggaggatggaggccgactctctggaggaggagctggagacgaAGGGGAGGAGCCGGGGGGAGAGGCTGAGCCTGGAGGAGCTCTTCCCCCAGAGcagcgagggagaggagggcaTGGAAAGCTGGAGAGGGCCCTACCAGACCACAGAGCACAGCACTGACAGCTTGGATAg GCGCTCCGGGGCGAGCTCCAGCTGCTCGTCCTATTACAGCACGTCGGCCGCCAAAGCTCAGCTCCTGTCCCAGATGAAGGACTTCACCGACGGCAGACGgagggacgacgacgacgagctGACCTACAAG AAGCAGCTGATGGAGAGCCTCCGAAAGAAGCTGGGGGTGTTGCGAGAAGCGCAgagggggctgcaggaggacatCAGAGCCAACGCACAgctgggagaggag GTGGAAAGCATGGTGGTGGGCGTGTGCAAGCCCAACGAGGTCGACAAGTTCCGCATGTTCATCGGCGACCTGGACAAGGTGGTCAGCCTGTTGCTGTCGCTGTCCGGGAGGCTGCTGAGAGTGGAGACCACGCTGGACACGCTGGACCCTGAGGCGGAGCATCACGAGAGg CTCCCCCTTGTGGAGAAGAAATGTCAGCTGATGAGGCAGCTGTCTGAAGCTCAGGACCTGAAGGACCACGTTGACCGCAGAGAGCAGGCCGTCAGCCGGGTGCTGGCCCGATGCCTGTCCCCGGAGCAGCACAGAGACTACAG TCACTTTGTGAAGATGAAAGCTGCCCTGCTGGTGGAGCAGAGGCAGCTGGAGGACAAGATCCGCCTGGGAGAAGAGCAGCTGCGGGGGCTGAGGGAAAGcctggggctggggctgggaATTGGTATGGGAATGTCGATGGGATACGGGCATTACTGA